Proteins encoded within one genomic window of Legionella sp. PC997:
- a CDS encoding sterol desaturase family protein, whose amino-acid sequence MDINLTVFAAPIFLILIGIEWSISYYKKSSVYQFNDSINNLSTGILEEIAALPVRGAIIFGYYYLYEHFAVFHINSHLIISWILLWLGVDFCYYWYHRASHRCNFLWIGHSVHHQSENYNLSVALRQGYFQTLTSWVFYLPLALIGFPTWMFVLIASSNTIYQFWIHTQSINRMGLLEIMFNTPSHHRVHHGINPQYIDKNFAGSLIIWDKIFGTFEPEKIPVEYGITEPLETWNPFYANVKVVKDVLYYGKNLKNKLDLIKAFFMPPEWVINQLQEQNDIPKRVVNKKNSQSPKLYMLFNIALAIVLYAYLSFIFTLDSLSSWLMGVFILFTLYTLGSIANGKQKNLFFELLRSIILLFILLSLKNGIFLSFGLAILFLLVNLFLFRFSLFRKQSYVSSISA is encoded by the coding sequence ATGGATATTAATTTAACAGTATTTGCTGCCCCAATATTTCTAATTTTAATTGGAATTGAATGGAGCATTTCTTATTACAAAAAATCTAGCGTATATCAATTTAATGATTCTATTAATAATTTGAGTACTGGCATACTAGAAGAAATTGCGGCTCTACCAGTAAGGGGGGCAATAATTTTTGGTTATTATTATTTGTATGAGCATTTTGCTGTGTTTCACATAAATTCTCATCTTATTATTTCCTGGATCCTACTCTGGCTTGGTGTTGATTTTTGTTATTATTGGTACCATCGAGCAAGTCATCGATGTAATTTTCTTTGGATAGGGCACTCGGTTCACCATCAAAGTGAAAATTATAATTTATCGGTTGCCTTAAGACAGGGCTATTTCCAAACCCTAACATCTTGGGTTTTTTATCTGCCCCTAGCTTTAATAGGCTTTCCCACCTGGATGTTTGTTCTGATCGCTTCAAGCAATACTATTTATCAGTTTTGGATCCACACTCAATCAATAAATCGAATGGGATTGTTGGAAATAATGTTTAATACACCCTCGCATCATAGAGTGCATCATGGCATAAACCCGCAATATATCGACAAAAACTTCGCCGGAAGTTTAATTATATGGGACAAGATTTTTGGTACCTTTGAACCAGAAAAGATTCCTGTAGAATATGGAATCACTGAGCCGCTTGAAACATGGAATCCGTTTTATGCCAATGTTAAAGTCGTTAAAGACGTATTGTATTATGGAAAAAATCTGAAAAATAAGCTGGACCTTATTAAAGCATTTTTTATGCCACCAGAATGGGTAATTAATCAGTTACAAGAGCAGAATGATATTCCCAAAAGAGTGGTAAATAAGAAAAACAGCCAATCTCCCAAACTATATATGTTATTCAATATCGCCCTTGCAATAGTTCTTTACGCTTACCTCTCATTTATCTTCACTTTAGACTCACTGAGCTCATGGCTTATGGGAGTATTTATTTTATTTACCCTCTATACATTGGGTTCAATTGCCAACGGGAAACAAAAAAATTTATTTTTTGAACTACTGCGTTCCATTATTCTTTTATTTATTCTTCTCTCATTAAAAAATGGTATATTTTTATCTTTCGGTTTAGCTATATTGTTTTTACTGGTAAATCTTTTCCTATTTCGTTTTAGTTTGTTTAGAAAACAATCCTATGTATCTTCTATTTCAGCATAA
- a CDS encoding DUF5630 domain-containing protein — protein sequence MLLAKFLELNDQENYQQTKLLSLKKRLDPDFFYQIIAEADHELLFKLAMNNPEIDAICKAPELKSHWEDMWRLCGVNPKENASINYEAVHEYQPMPTISSCFDLLKGLYLYENFKKIFKEMEHTQELYDNAEEFLAASGLYGCFFALNALCKGGLELLHYKFDEKIAEKIIFYAQLAAKYYLSAGYLLLANVYQELLQYQNETNLVGWNLSLLAFQAMSVAKRLEQYSTPMLNNAYQGKTLEEASNGQITSFSQALNRLQRFLTLSPLDLEVATSAAIVEATAIKRTYKLEESLTPTRLEEEHSAAKPKMS from the coding sequence ATGCTATTAGCTAAATTTCTTGAGTTAAATGATCAAGAAAATTACCAGCAGACCAAGTTATTAAGCCTAAAAAAACGATTGGATCCCGATTTTTTTTATCAAATAATCGCAGAAGCAGATCATGAATTGTTATTCAAACTTGCGATGAATAATCCTGAAATTGATGCAATATGTAAAGCCCCTGAATTAAAATCTCACTGGGAGGACATGTGGCGTCTTTGTGGTGTTAATCCAAAAGAAAATGCTTCTATAAACTATGAGGCTGTGCACGAATATCAACCCATGCCTACGATTTCTTCATGTTTTGATCTACTAAAAGGTCTTTATCTTTATGAAAATTTTAAAAAAATTTTTAAAGAGATGGAGCACACACAAGAATTATATGACAATGCGGAGGAGTTTTTGGCGGCCTCTGGTCTTTATGGATGTTTTTTTGCCTTAAATGCGTTATGCAAGGGAGGGCTAGAGCTATTACACTATAAATTTGATGAAAAGATTGCAGAAAAGATAATTTTTTATGCCCAACTTGCTGCAAAATATTATTTATCTGCAGGGTACTTACTTTTAGCAAATGTTTATCAAGAATTACTTCAATATCAAAACGAAACGAACTTAGTTGGATGGAATTTATCGCTTCTAGCATTTCAAGCAATGAGTGTTGCAAAAAGACTAGAGCAATACTCTACCCCCATGCTCAATAATGCGTATCAAGGAAAAACATTAGAAGAAGCAAGTAATGGACAAATAACTAGTTTTTCGCAAGCCTTAAACAGGTTGCAAAGATTTCTGACACTATCCCCTTTAGACCTAGAAGTGGCTACAAGTGCAGCAATTGTTGAGGCTACGGCAATAAAAAGAACCTACAAATTAGAAGAATCGCTGACTCCTACTCGGCTTGAGGAAGAACATTCAGCTGCAAAACCAAAAATGTCATGA
- a CDS encoding YafY family protein, translating into MSRTERLLDLIQILRRHRFPVRGVTLAQELGISLRTLYRDISMLKGQGAEIEGEAGMGYMLRPGFTLPPLMFTPEEIEAIVLGSRWVADRTDTQLKFAAQNALAKIAAVLPNELREQLEISGLLIAPGIVAESKDSDLILIRKAIRLERKLQLLYRDVNEHSSKRLIWPLALGFFDQVRILIAWCELRQDFRHFRTDRIIELNLTEMGYPERRQLLLKKWKATFATNKSK; encoded by the coding sequence ATGTCACGAACTGAACGATTATTAGACTTAATTCAGATATTAAGACGGCATCGGTTCCCAGTACGTGGTGTAACGCTTGCCCAAGAGTTAGGGATTAGTCTTCGAACTTTGTATCGAGATATTTCGATGCTTAAAGGACAAGGGGCTGAAATTGAAGGCGAAGCAGGTATGGGGTATATGTTGCGCCCAGGATTTACTCTTCCTCCACTTATGTTTACCCCAGAAGAAATTGAAGCTATAGTTCTTGGTTCACGATGGGTAGCGGATCGAACAGACACTCAACTCAAATTTGCTGCACAAAATGCACTAGCTAAAATTGCAGCGGTATTGCCTAATGAATTACGAGAACAACTAGAAATATCTGGACTTCTTATTGCTCCAGGCATAGTTGCCGAAAGTAAAGATTCTGATTTAATTTTAATTAGAAAAGCAATTCGTTTGGAAAGAAAACTACAACTGCTCTATCGAGATGTAAATGAACATTCATCAAAGCGGCTTATCTGGCCATTAGCACTGGGTTTTTTTGATCAAGTTCGTATTCTTATTGCGTGGTGCGAACTAAGGCAGGATTTTCGACACTTTAGAACAGATCGTATTATTGAATTAAATCTAACAGAAATGGGTTATCCTGAACGTCGCCAACTGCTTTTAAAAAAATGGAAGGCAACTTTTGCAACAAATAAATCCAAGTAA
- a CDS encoding GyrI-like domain-containing protein has protein sequence MKDITPQLVKSESFTVMGLSERTRNFDEFNPQTAKLPELWHRFYASKIPTQKSHVPIYGVYSDYESDCNGFYTVTAGVELDNSAIINHFNTTRVNKGNYLVFKNTGPMPKAIIETWQAIWAYFETQSNIIRTYETDFEVYERQDQCAIFIGVKT, from the coding sequence ATGAAAGACATTACACCCCAGCTTGTTAAAAGCGAGTCATTTACTGTTATGGGATTAAGTGAGCGAACCCGCAATTTCGACGAATTTAATCCTCAAACTGCAAAACTTCCAGAACTTTGGCACAGATTTTATGCGTCAAAAATTCCAACACAAAAATCTCATGTACCGATTTATGGAGTCTATTCAGATTATGAATCAGATTGTAATGGCTTTTATACTGTCACTGCAGGAGTCGAACTTGATAATTCGGCAATAATAAATCATTTTAATACCACCAGAGTAAATAAAGGGAATTATCTTGTTTTTAAAAACACAGGTCCTATGCCAAAAGCAATTATCGAAACCTGGCAAGCAATCTGGGCTTATTTTGAAACCCAATCCAATATTATCAGAACGTATGAGACGGATTTTGAAGTGTATGAGAGGCAAGATCAATGTGCTATCTTCATTGGCGTTAAAACCTAA
- a CDS encoding HAD family hydrolase yields MAYQVILFDLDDTLIDFAYSQRMGLMDIYKQFYSTVEYTLFERLYKEINACLWSKVGTKEHALMPSDVRLLRFVQLNQKLSCTTPPEVIADAYDINLYVHAHWLPNVRTAIEFLHQKGHILGIITNGFVEVQGEKRQRLQLKNWFDCYIVSDEVGVAKPNVEIFNIALQEITSKRKQVIEKQSMLMVGDSIISDGYGAKNFGIDYCLINNRTLTNDSLETPIKYTLRSVAHLPAIIGYETEYMDFLKSSMNTEVLI; encoded by the coding sequence ATGGCTTATCAAGTAATTTTATTTGATCTAGATGACACACTAATTGATTTTGCCTATTCTCAACGAATGGGGTTGATGGATATCTATAAACAATTCTACTCAACTGTCGAATACACACTTTTTGAGCGTCTTTACAAAGAAATTAATGCTTGTCTTTGGAGCAAGGTGGGAACCAAAGAACATGCCCTCATGCCAAGCGATGTAAGATTGTTACGATTTGTACAGTTAAATCAAAAACTTTCTTGTACTACTCCACCAGAAGTAATTGCAGACGCATATGATATCAATCTGTATGTCCATGCACATTGGCTACCCAACGTGAGAACTGCTATTGAATTCTTACATCAAAAAGGACATATTTTAGGTATTATTACCAATGGTTTCGTCGAAGTACAAGGAGAAAAAAGGCAAAGACTCCAGTTAAAGAATTGGTTTGATTGTTATATAGTTTCTGATGAAGTTGGTGTTGCTAAACCTAACGTAGAAATTTTTAATATTGCGCTACAAGAAATTACTAGCAAACGCAAACAAGTAATTGAAAAACAGTCCATGTTAATGGTTGGTGATTCGATTATTAGTGATGGTTATGGAGCAAAGAACTTTGGAATCGATTATTGCCTAATTAATAATCGAACATTAACTAACGACTCTTTGGAAACCCCTATTAAATACACCCTTCGCTCTGTTGCTCATTTGCCGGCAATTATCGGGTATGAAACTGAATATATGGATTTCTTGAAATCAAGCATGAACACAGAAGTACTCATATAA
- a CDS encoding A24 family peptidase produces MIYELINTPWFMYVVIALFSLAVGSLLNVIIYRLPIMLEREWKQQCYELVGGKEDEQQTINLFVPRSFCPSCKAMVKAWQNIPILSYLLLRGRCYQCKNPISIRYPLIELSTLLLSLFASWHFGFTLQLVFVLIGIWILICLIFIDLDHQILPDSLTLGLLWIGLIANTQSLFTPLPQAVLSAAGAYMGLWIFIKLFYLFTGKIGMGHGDFKLFAAFGAWFGWVFLPLILLLASISGTIIGLLYLHLQGKSKDTTIPFGPFLCVSGLISLFWGHSIVNWYLHFWM; encoded by the coding sequence ATGATATATGAACTTATTAACACTCCATGGTTTATGTATGTGGTAATTGCTCTATTTTCGCTTGCGGTGGGTAGTTTGCTAAATGTAATTATATACCGTTTGCCTATAATGTTGGAACGAGAATGGAAACAACAATGTTATGAACTAGTTGGGGGCAAGGAAGATGAGCAACAAACAATTAATTTATTTGTTCCACGATCTTTTTGCCCATCGTGCAAAGCTATGGTTAAAGCGTGGCAAAATATCCCAATTTTAAGCTATCTATTGTTACGTGGGCGTTGTTATCAATGTAAAAATCCAATCTCTATTCGCTATCCTTTGATTGAATTAAGTACCTTACTCCTATCATTATTTGCAAGTTGGCATTTTGGCTTTACCTTACAATTAGTATTTGTATTGATTGGTATTTGGATATTAATTTGTTTAATTTTTATCGATTTGGATCATCAAATATTACCTGACAGTTTAACCTTAGGCTTATTGTGGATTGGTCTCATTGCAAATACTCAATCTCTATTTACTCCCTTACCTCAGGCAGTACTCAGTGCTGCGGGAGCTTATATGGGATTATGGATATTTATCAAACTATTTTATTTGTTTACGGGTAAAATAGGCATGGGGCATGGGGATTTTAAGTTATTTGCTGCATTTGGAGCTTGGTTTGGATGGGTATTTTTACCGCTAATCCTCCTTCTAGCCTCAATTAGTGGTACAATAATTGGTTTATTGTATTTGCATTTACAAGGTAAATCCAAAGATACAACAATTCCATTTGGTCCTTTTTTATGCGTAAGCGGATTAATTTCTTTATTCTGGGGCCATAGTATAGTCAATTGGTACTTGCATTTTTGGATGTAA
- a CDS encoding SAM-dependent methyltransferase yields MDKIAAVYVTKPEFLPILAEELGNVSKIVENLVFSSHKKLDVCFAQDIWLEPQTETFQSISEAVKILRQAGRFWHLHPVSHVRRSRLIEEQLRQTPPLLRQFPIEEEIPQIGAFCLLDKNTLIYSQKRQKKWPNGTCYFIEDKLNPPNRAYLKLWEALTLLEKYPKPGDQVLDLGASPGGWSYVMQSLGTSVTSVDKALLDPQIAKLPRINYLQQSAFALDPMQWEQSYDWVLSDVACYPERAYALIMKWIESGKAKQLIFTIKLQGTIEMATIKKFQKIPNSFLTNMFYNKHEATFFYPFGNNPINR; encoded by the coding sequence ATGGATAAAATTGCTGCAGTCTATGTCACCAAACCTGAATTCCTGCCCATACTTGCTGAAGAATTAGGTAATGTTTCCAAAATTGTAGAAAATTTAGTTTTTTCTTCTCATAAAAAACTGGATGTATGTTTTGCACAGGACATTTGGTTGGAACCACAAACAGAAACTTTTCAATCTATTTCAGAGGCAGTAAAAATCCTTCGTCAAGCTGGCAGATTTTGGCACCTACATCCTGTTTCTCATGTAAGACGCTCACGATTAATCGAAGAACAATTACGTCAGACTCCTCCCCTTTTGCGCCAGTTTCCTATTGAAGAGGAAATTCCACAAATTGGTGCCTTTTGCTTATTAGATAAAAATACTTTGATATATAGCCAAAAACGCCAGAAAAAATGGCCTAATGGAACATGTTATTTTATTGAAGATAAATTAAATCCACCCAATCGAGCCTACTTAAAACTATGGGAAGCACTAACCCTTTTAGAAAAATACCCAAAGCCAGGTGACCAAGTCTTAGATTTGGGCGCTTCTCCAGGAGGATGGTCTTATGTGATGCAATCCCTGGGTACTTCAGTGACATCTGTTGATAAGGCTTTATTAGATCCACAAATTGCTAAATTACCTCGCATTAACTACTTGCAACAAAGTGCCTTTGCTCTAGATCCGATGCAGTGGGAACAAAGCTATGACTGGGTATTATCGGATGTCGCCTGTTATCCGGAGCGAGCTTATGCACTCATCATGAAATGGATAGAGTCGGGAAAAGCCAAGCAATTGATCTTTACTATAAAATTACAAGGAACGATTGAGATGGCCACAATAAAAAAATTTCAAAAAATACCAAATTCTTTTCTTACCAATATGTTTTATAACAAGCACGAAGCAACATTTTTTTATCCATTTGGAAATAATCCTATAAATCGCTGA
- a CDS encoding SDR family NAD(P)-dependent oxidoreductase yields the protein MNLKLKGKTALVTGSTAGIGFAIAELLAHEGATVVINGRTKNRVTEAMQQIKTHNPEANLIAAPSDLSLKKETETLLKQIPTVDILVNNVGIYNTKPFVDISDEEWLHMFEVNVMSGVRLSRHYLVPMLEQNWGRIIFISSESGVQIPPEMVHYGMSKTAQLAIARGMAETTKGTNVTVNAVLPGPTSSEGISQFVNDLGKQQNKSTKQIEKDIFEDLRPTSLIKRFASPEEIANMVVFLCSPLSSATNGASIRVDGGIIRTIA from the coding sequence ATGAATCTAAAACTTAAAGGCAAAACAGCGTTAGTTACCGGCTCCACTGCAGGTATAGGGTTTGCAATCGCGGAACTATTAGCTCATGAAGGCGCAACTGTTGTAATTAATGGGCGAACTAAGAATAGGGTCACTGAGGCAATGCAACAAATAAAAACGCATAACCCCGAAGCCAACTTAATTGCCGCGCCTTCTGATTTAAGTCTAAAAAAAGAAACAGAGACATTACTTAAACAAATTCCCACAGTAGATATTCTGGTCAATAATGTTGGTATTTATAACACAAAGCCCTTTGTGGATATTTCCGATGAAGAATGGTTGCATATGTTTGAAGTCAATGTAATGAGTGGTGTTCGTTTAAGTCGTCATTACTTGGTTCCGATGTTAGAGCAAAATTGGGGCAGAATCATATTTATTTCAAGTGAATCAGGTGTCCAAATTCCGCCCGAGATGGTGCATTATGGCATGAGTAAAACAGCACAGCTTGCCATTGCTCGTGGAATGGCTGAGACGACAAAAGGAACTAATGTAACTGTTAATGCAGTTCTTCCTGGACCGACCAGTAGCGAGGGTATTAGCCAATTTGTAAACGATCTTGGTAAACAGCAAAATAAATCAACAAAACAAATTGAGAAAGATATTTTTGAAGATTTAAGACCAACCTCGCTAATCAAGCGATTTGCCTCCCCTGAAGAAATCGCCAATATGGTTGTATTCTTATGCAGTCCATTATCCTCTGCTACCAATGGAGCGAGTATTCGTGTGGATGGTGGGATTATTAGAACAATTGCATAG
- a CDS encoding aldo/keto reductase, with protein sequence MLEAFKHEFHHISIPPFLYGTAWKEERSQELTFQALKNGFTGIDTANQRMHYFEEGVGLGVQQFLKASGKQRNELFLQTKFTPAHGQDERKPFDETDSYKEQVIQSFASSLEHLQTDYLDSYILHGPSYNSGIVQDDLDIWNAMEDLYHEGKIKLLGISNVNLDQLDALYHAARVKPAFVQNRCFASTQWDLAIRLFCKNHGIIYQGFSLLTANQTYLITNIMHQLVKHYKKSIPQIIFRFALQIGMVPLTGTSSEQHMREDLDLDSFELTADTIKLIEEISMK encoded by the coding sequence ATGCTTGAAGCATTTAAACACGAGTTCCATCATATTAGTATTCCACCTTTTCTGTATGGTACAGCTTGGAAAGAAGAGCGAAGCCAAGAGCTTACTTTTCAGGCATTAAAAAACGGATTTACTGGAATTGATACAGCAAACCAACGCATGCACTATTTTGAAGAAGGAGTAGGGCTTGGAGTTCAGCAATTTTTAAAAGCCAGTGGAAAACAACGCAATGAGTTATTCTTGCAAACAAAATTCACACCCGCCCATGGTCAAGATGAGCGCAAGCCTTTTGACGAAACCGATTCATATAAAGAGCAAGTGATACAATCATTTGCAAGCTCACTAGAACACTTACAAACTGATTACCTTGATTCATACATTCTTCATGGTCCCTCTTATAATTCGGGGATTGTTCAAGACGATCTAGATATTTGGAACGCAATGGAGGATTTATATCATGAAGGAAAAATCAAATTACTTGGTATTTCAAATGTGAATTTAGATCAACTAGATGCCCTTTATCATGCTGCACGGGTAAAACCTGCTTTCGTTCAAAATCGTTGTTTTGCCAGTACGCAATGGGATTTAGCAATTCGATTATTTTGTAAAAATCATGGAATAATTTATCAGGGATTTTCTTTGCTCACAGCAAACCAAACTTATTTAATCACTAATATTATGCATCAGCTTGTGAAACATTATAAAAAATCGATACCACAAATTATTTTTCGATTCGCATTGCAAATTGGGATGGTTCCCTTAACTGGAACTAGCAGTGAACAGCATATGAGAGAAGATTTGGATCTGGACTCATTTGAACTTACAGCAGACACAATAAAACTTATCGAAGAAATAAGTATGAAATAA
- a CDS encoding HPF/RaiA family ribosome-associated protein, which translates to MNNSAYFPIQIIFNNLKHSKSIESNVRKHAEKLGKYFDGIISCNVSLETHRHHNKGKIFHVRIDLVVPNAELVVNRDLAENHAHEDVYVAIRDKFLAMTRQLKKYVHKQRGEIKHHELPTVGLVREIAPIADYGFIETIDGRRLRFTSKSVIDYDFSKLEVGKKVSFVEAKSNDGPAASTVYVK; encoded by the coding sequence ATGAACAATTCAGCATATTTTCCTATACAAATAATATTCAATAATCTCAAACACTCAAAATCAATTGAGAGTAATGTACGCAAGCATGCTGAAAAATTAGGGAAGTATTTTGACGGTATTATCAGTTGTAATGTCAGCTTAGAAACGCATCGACATCACAATAAAGGAAAAATTTTTCATGTGCGTATTGATCTTGTTGTTCCAAATGCGGAACTCGTCGTAAATCGAGACCTAGCAGAAAATCACGCGCATGAAGACGTTTATGTTGCAATAAGAGATAAATTTCTTGCTATGACACGACAACTAAAAAAATACGTTCATAAACAACGTGGGGAAATAAAACACCATGAACTACCTACTGTAGGATTGGTTCGAGAAATCGCACCTATAGCTGATTACGGTTTTATTGAAACCATTGATGGAAGAAGACTTCGTTTTACCAGTAAAAGTGTAATTGATTATGATTTCAGTAAGTTAGAAGTTGGAAAAAAAGTTAGTTTTGTTGAAGCAAAAAGTAATGATGGTCCAGCAGCAAGTACTGTTTATGTGAAATAA
- a CDS encoding type II secretion system F family protein → MKKNANTTLTFHYTGVNKAAQQVNGDIEARSLALAKVELRRQGIVVNKIAKKRPPLFSLKSKKIKSGDITVFSRQLATMIESGIPLVQSFDIVAKGQSNKRFKELIETIKRDVETGLTLSESLQKFPAYFNELFCNLVEAGEKSGSLDIMLDKVATYKEKIETIKKKIKKALTYPLAVMVVAFLVTAGLLIFVVPQFEALFKGFGADLPAMTQAVVSMSKIFQSYWYLIFGVLGGAIYAFVYAKKHSPQFAQNVDRMLLKIPVIGPIIEKAAIARFARTLSITFAAGLPLVEALKSVAGATGNIIFAKGTDNIREEVSTGQQMNKAMENTQLFPNMVIQMVAIGEESGALEKMLSKVADFYEEDVDNAVDSLSSLLEPVIMCVLGVLVGGLVVAMYLPIFKLGSAI, encoded by the coding sequence ATGAAAAAAAATGCCAATACAACCTTAACTTTTCATTACACTGGAGTTAATAAGGCAGCTCAACAAGTAAATGGAGATATTGAGGCCAGAAGTCTTGCTTTAGCCAAAGTCGAATTACGCCGACAAGGAATTGTTGTCAATAAAATTGCTAAAAAACGTCCACCTCTATTTAGTTTAAAAAGTAAAAAAATAAAATCTGGGGATATAACTGTATTTAGTCGCCAATTGGCCACAATGATTGAATCCGGGATCCCTCTAGTACAATCCTTTGATATTGTGGCAAAAGGACAATCCAATAAACGATTTAAAGAATTAATTGAGACAATAAAAAGAGATGTTGAGACAGGATTAACGCTCTCAGAATCACTGCAAAAGTTTCCAGCATATTTTAATGAATTATTTTGTAATTTGGTTGAGGCGGGTGAGAAATCGGGATCTCTAGATATTATGCTGGATAAAGTTGCAACCTATAAAGAAAAAATAGAGACAATAAAGAAGAAAATTAAAAAGGCATTAACCTACCCTCTCGCGGTAATGGTTGTTGCTTTCCTTGTTACTGCAGGTTTACTTATTTTTGTGGTTCCACAATTTGAGGCATTATTTAAAGGTTTCGGTGCCGACTTACCTGCAATGACCCAAGCTGTAGTGAGTATGTCGAAAATTTTTCAATCCTATTGGTATCTAATTTTTGGAGTTTTAGGAGGCGCGATTTATGCATTTGTTTATGCGAAAAAACACTCACCCCAATTCGCGCAAAATGTAGATAGAATGCTGTTAAAAATACCCGTAATTGGTCCTATTATTGAAAAAGCAGCGATCGCTCGTTTTGCAAGAACTTTATCGATTACGTTCGCAGCCGGCTTGCCTTTAGTTGAAGCGCTTAAATCTGTGGCAGGTGCCACAGGAAATATTATTTTTGCCAAGGGTACTGATAATATTAGGGAAGAGGTCTCCACGGGACAGCAAATGAATAAAGCTATGGAGAATACGCAATTATTTCCCAACATGGTGATCCAGATGGTTGCCATTGGTGAGGAATCAGGTGCTTTAGAAAAAATGTTAAGTAAAGTTGCTGATTTTTATGAAGAAGATGTTGATAATGCAGTTGACTCCCTGAGTAGTTTATTAGAGCCTGTTATTATGTGTGTTTTAGGTGTCTTGGTCGGTGGACTGGTTGTTGCAATGTATCTACCTATCTTTAAACTGGGATCTGCAATATAA